In a genomic window of Festucalex cinctus isolate MCC-2025b chromosome 11, RoL_Fcin_1.0, whole genome shotgun sequence:
- the LOC144030494 gene encoding uncharacterized protein LOC144030494 — protein MCTKSVKEEHEEDLKDEDERQRQLLDDAFKKLRDVLDATGVGENRLHPEQQELSSTVKKEARKTSHIKEEEVEHSISQEGVKIEHLEEASITTLPLKSADDSDEGDGNHRGASQADGFLASLSGSDNITSHSGDSGEDKCFTCSVCYKIFTWKEGLIRHLRIHTLEKPFACSICDKTFNQKGNLVHHTRKHTGKKPFACSVCGKTFSRMTHQRRHIRTHTGEKPFACSVCDKTFNQKAHLVHHTRKHTGKKPFACSVCGKTFSRMTSQRRHIRAHTGEKPFACSVCDKTFSRKIHLVNHTKIHTGEKPLSCSVCGEIFTTNTDLITHRITHANEKPFSCSICDKTFNQKLQLVHHTRTHTGEKPFACSVCGKTFSRMTNQRRHIRTHTGEKPFACSICDKTFNRKGNLVHHTRKHTGEKPFACSVCGKTFSRMTHQRRHIRTHTGEKPFACSVCDKTFNQKAHLVHHTRKHTGEKPFSCSVCGKTFSCMTSQRRHIRTHTVEKPFACSVCDKTFSRKIHLVNHTKIHTGEKPLSCSVCGEIFTTNTDLITHRITHANEKPFSCSICDKTFNQKLQLVHHTRTHTGEKPFACSVCGKTFSRMTNQRRHIRTHTGEKPFACSVCDKTFNQKGSLVCHTRTHTGEKPFACSVCDKTFSRKIHLVNHTKIHTGEKPLSCSVCGEIFTTNTDLITHRITHAEEEPFSCSVCGEIFTTNTDLITHRITHAEEEPFSCSVCGEIFTTNTDIITHRITHAEEEPFSCSVCGEIFTTNTDLITHRITHAEEEPFSCSVCGEIFTTNTDLTTHRITHTEEKSFSAQFVSGDSLGSQL, from the exons ATGTGTACAAAAAGTGTGAAAGAAGAGCACGAGGAGGATCTCAAAGACGAGGACGAACGACAGCGACAACTATTGGATGATGCTTTCAAGAAGCTTCGAGATGTGTTAGACGCTACAG GCGTTGGTGAAAACCGTCTTCATCCTGAGCAGCAGGAGTTGTCTTCCACGGTGAAGAAGGAGGCGCGAAAGACCTCAcacattaaagaggaagaggTGGAACACAGCATCAGTCAGGAGGGAGTGAAGATTGAACATTTGGAAGAGGCCAGTATCACCACGTTGCCATTGAAGAGTGCAGACGACAGTGATGAAGGTGATGGGAACCACCGAGGAGCATCACAAGCAGACGGCTTCCTAGCTTCACTCTCGGGTAGTGATAACATAACGTCACATTCTGGTGACTCTGGGGAGGATAAATGCTTTACCTGCTCCGTCTGTTATAAAATATTTACTTGGAAGGAAGGTTTAATCCGACACTTAAGAATACACACTTTGGAGAAACCTTTTGCGTGCTCCATTTGTGATAAAACGTTCAATCAGAAGGGAAACTTGGTACACCACACAAGAAAGCACACAGGGAAGAAGccgtttgcctgctcagtttgtggtaaaacattCTCACGTATGACACACCAAAGACGACACATCagaacgcacactggggagaaaccttttgcatGCTCTGTTTGTGATAAGACGTTCAATCAGAAGGCACACTTGGTACACCACACAAGAAAGCACACAGGGAAGAAGccgtttgcctgctcagtttgtggtaaaacattCTCACGTATGACAAGCCAAAGACGACACATCAGAGcgcacactggggagaaaccttttgcgtGCTCTGTTTGTGATAAAACGTTCAGTCGGAAGATCCATTTGGTGAAtcacacaaaaatacacactggagagaaacctcttTCCTGCTCGGTTTGTGGTGAAATTTTCACTACAAACACCGATTTAATAACACACAGAATAACGCACGCTaatgagaaacctttttcctgctccatTTGTGATAAAACGTTCAATCAGAAGCTACAGTTGGTACAccacacaagaacgcacacaGGGGAGAAGccgtttgcctgctcagtttgtggtaaaacattCTCACGTATGACAAACCAAAGACGACACATCagaacgcacactggggagaaaccttttgcgtGCTCCATTTGTGATAAAACGTTCAATCGGAAGGGAAACTTGGTACACCACACAAGAAAGCACACAGGGGAGAAGccgtttgcctgctcagtttgtggtaaaacattCTCACGTATGACACACCAAAGACGACACATCagaacgcacactggggagaaaccttttgcatGCTCTGTTTGTGATAAGACGTTCAATCAGAAGGCACACTTGGTACACCACACAAGAAAGCACACAGGGGAGAAGCCGttttcctgctcagtttgtggtaaaacattCTCATGTATGACAAGCCAAAGACGACACATCAGAACTCACACTGTGGAGAAACCTTTTGCGTGCTCTGTTTGTGATAAAACGTTCAGTCGGAAGATCCATTTGGTGAAtcacacaaaaatacacactggagagaaacctcttTCCTGCTCGGTTTGTGGTGAAATTTTCACTACAAACACCGATTTAATAACACACAGAATAACGCACGCTaatgagaaacctttttcctgctccatTTGTGATAAAACGTTCAATCAGAAGCTACAGTTGGTACAccacacaagaacgcacacaGGGGAGAAGccgtttgcctgctcagtttgtggtaaaacattCTCACGTATGACAAACCAAAGACGACACATCagaacgcacactggggagaaaccttttgcatGCTCTGTTTGTGATAAGACGTTCAATCAGAAGGGAAGCTTGGTTTGCCACACAAGAActcacactggggagaaaccttttgcatGCTCCGTTTGTGATAAAACGTTCAGTCGGAAGATCCATTTGGTGAAccacacaaaaatacacactggagagaaacctcttTCCTGCTCGGTTTGTGGTGAAATTTTCACTACAAACACCGATTTAATAACGCACAGAATAACGCACGCCGAGGAggaacctttttcctgctcagtttgtggtgaaATTTTCACTACAAACACCGATTTAATAACACACAGAATAACGCACGCCGAGGAggaacctttttcctgctcagtttgtggtgaaATTTTCACTACAAACACCGATATAATAACACACAGAATAACGCACGCTGAAGAggaacctttttcctgctcggtTTGTGGTGAAATTTTCACTACAAACACCGATTTAATAACACACAGAATAACGCATGCTGAAGAggaacctttttcctgctcggtTTGTGGTGAAATTTTCACTACAAACACCGATTTAACAACGCACAGAATAACACATACTGAGGAGAAATCTTTTTCTGCTCAGTTTGTGTCCGGAGATTCACTCGGAAGTCAACTTTAG